In Methylobacterium aquaticum, the following are encoded in one genomic region:
- the queC gene encoding 7-cyano-7-deazaguanine synthase QueC, which produces MTSPDGALVLFSGGQDSATCLAWALDRFAHVETLGFDYGQRHRIELDCRASLRAEMTRIVPAFAGRLGEDHTLSLAALGEVSETALTRETAIAMEAGGLPNTFVPGRNLVFLTFAAALAYRRGLRHVVGGMCETDFSGYPDCRDDTIKALQVALNLGMERRFVLHTPLMWIDKAETWRLARDLGGEALVDLIVRESHTCYLGERGALHPWGHGCGTCPACALRAAGYARFRAEDA; this is translated from the coding sequence ATGACGTCCCCCGACGGCGCCCTGGTCCTGTTCTCCGGTGGGCAGGATTCCGCCACCTGCCTCGCCTGGGCCCTCGACCGCTTCGCCCATGTCGAGACCCTCGGCTTCGATTACGGCCAGCGCCACCGGATCGAGCTGGACTGTCGGGCCTCCCTGCGCGCCGAGATGACCCGGATCGTGCCGGCCTTCGCCGGGCGCCTCGGCGAGGATCATACCTTGTCCCTCGCGGCCCTCGGCGAGGTCTCCGAGACGGCGCTGACCCGGGAGACCGCCATCGCCATGGAGGCGGGCGGCCTGCCCAATACCTTCGTGCCGGGCCGCAACCTCGTCTTCCTCACCTTCGCGGCCGCCCTCGCCTATCGCCGGGGATTGCGCCACGTCGTCGGCGGCATGTGCGAGACGGATTTCTCGGGCTACCCCGATTGCCGCGACGACACGATCAAGGCGCTGCAAGTCGCGCTCAACCTCGGCATGGAGCGCCGCTTCGTGCTGCACACGCCCCTGATGTGGATCGACAAGGCCGAGACCTGGCGGCTCGCCCGCGACCTCGGCGGCGAGGCCCTGGTCGATCTCATCGTGCGCGAGAGCCATACCTGCTACCTCGGCGAGCGCGGGGCGCTGCACCCTTGGGGCCATGGCTGCGGCACCTGCCCGGCCTGCGCGTTGCGGGCTGCCGGCTATGCGCGGTTCCGCGCCGAGGATGCGTGA
- the rpsT gene encoding 30S ribosomal protein S20: MANTVSAKKMTRKIAKRTAVNRSRRSRMRTFIRKVEEAIEAGNHGDAMTALRSAEPEIMRASQKGIVHKNTASRKVSRLAARVKGLQAAQA; the protein is encoded by the coding sequence ATGGCCAACACCGTGTCGGCCAAGAAGATGACCCGCAAGATTGCCAAGCGTACGGCAGTCAACCGCTCGCGCCGCAGCCGCATGCGCACCTTCATCCGCAAGGTCGAGGAGGCGATCGAGGCCGGCAATCATGGCGACGCCATGACCGCCCTGCGCAGCGCCGAGCCCGAGATCATGCGCGCGTCCCAGAAGGGGATCGTGCACAAGAACACCGCGTCGCGGAAGGTCTCGCGCCTCGCCGCCCGCGTGAAGGGCCTCCAGGCCGCCCAGGCGTAA